The following are from one region of the Epinephelus fuscoguttatus linkage group LG11, E.fuscoguttatus.final_Chr_v1 genome:
- the dse gene encoding dermatan-sulfate epimerase isoform X2: MYEKSYVRGWGFQYLHNHQPTNCVALLTGSLVYMTQGYLQEAYLWTKQALSIMEKSMVLLRDVTDGSLYEGVAYGTYTTRSLFQYMFLVQRHFSISHFDHPWLLKHFAFLYRTILPGFQRTVAIADSNYNWFYGPESQLVFMDRYVLRNGSGNWLAELIHQNRVTEGPGQAGKGQRWCTLHTEFIWYDPGLISKPPSDFGTSQLHYFEDWGVVTYGSALPADTNRTFLSFKSGKLGGRAIFDIVHMNKYKEWIKGWRNFNAGHEHPDQNTFTFAPNGVPFITEALYGPKYTLLNNAVLFGSALSGSCFKPWTGQVTEACDSKWLKYKAGLAADAQGKVEAAMERQGMVFIRGEGHSAYNPELQIRSFQRNLLLLHPQLLLLVDHIHLEPDSPTRAMSAFFHNTELPFQSTKVDGVHGAFVSHGEDKYKMFWMDDTGYSNKGVVGYWNYPRGYPYNGSNYVNVTMPLRYPHTRVAYIFFGPGVDVQSFSLRGDDQRVDIYLATKDHTYTIYLLTGEVTSKPLFAMVLLDHKKIVFEKSAAVEDSSPEEVEEYVNVMEDNLQHVKPVFQQMERHILGRVLNTASFRKTAERLLQFTDKKKTEEVIEKMFAMSKKQGKGKGGKKMNLGEKLSESLPDIFAQIEANEKKVRQRTSKRTYEDSPEEGEGDTRAFVDYTDGRKNKKGAFVKGRKFKEVHMVATAGSEGLSSTASYIRLFLLLNTATFFLLLAVLLTRFQRGRSLHTQRCFYTILLIDCFILLYLYSSCSHTQC, translated from the exons ATGTATGAGAAGTCATACGTCCGAGGCTGGGGATTCCAGTACCTACACAACCATCAGCCCACCAACTGTGTGGCTCTGCTCACAGGAAGCCTGGTTTACATGACCCAAG GTTACCTCCAGGAGGCCTACCTATGGACGAAGCAGGCCCTGTCTATCATGGAGAAGTCAATGGTCCTTCTGCGCGATGTGACGGATGGTTCCCTGTATGAAGGAGTAGCCTACGGGACTTACACCACCCGCTCTCTGTTCCAGTACATGTTCCTGGTGCAGCGCCACTTTAGCATCAGCCACTTCGACCACCCCTGGCTCCTCAAACACTTCGCCTTCCTGTACAGGACTATCCTGCCTG GATTTCAGCGGACTGTAGCCATTGCAGATTCCAACTACAACTGGTTCTACGGGCCGGAGAGCCAGCTGGTCTTCATGGACCGTTACGTGTTACGTAATGGCAGTGGAAACTGGCTGGCAGAACTGATTCATCAAAACAGGGTGACGGAGGGGCCGGGGCAGGCTGGAAAAGGACAGCGATGGTGTACTCTCCACACAGAGTTCATCTG GTATGACCCAGGACTGATTTCCAAGCCTCCATCGGATTTTGGAACATCCCAACTCCACTACTTTGAGGACTGGGGCGTTGTGACGTACGGCAGTGCTTTACCTGCTGACACCAACCGCACCTTTCTCTCCTTCAAGTCGGGGAAGCTGGGAGGACGCGCCATCTTTGATATCGTCCACATGAACAAGTACAAAGAGTGGATCAAAGGGTGGAGGAACTTTAACGCTGGTCACGAGCACCCTGATCAGAACACTTTCACTTTCGCGCCCAATGGTGTCCCATTCATCACAGAGGCACTGTATGGACCAAAGTACACTTTGCTGAACAACGCAGTGTTGTTTGGCTCTGCACTCTCAGGGAGTTGCTTTAAGCCGTGGACTGGACAGGTTACGGAAGCCTGTGATTCCAAGTGGTTAAAGTACAAAGCTGGATTGGCAGCGGATGCCCAGGGCAAAGTCGAAGCTGCTATGGAGAGACAGGGAATGGTCTTCATCCGTGGCGAGGGACACTCCGCTTATAATCCAGAGCTACAGATTAGGAGCTTCCAGAGAAACCTGCTCCTTCTTCACCCACAGCTCCTGCTCCTTGTGGACCACATCCACCTGGAGCCAGACAGCCCAACCAGGGCCATGAGCGCCTTCTTTCACAACACAGAGCTTCCATTCCAGAGTACAAAGGTAGATGGCGTTCATGGAGCATTTGTATCACATGGTGAGGATAAATATAAGATGTTCTGGATGGATGACACAGGCTACAGTAACAAAGGAGTGGTAGGTTACTGGAATTACCCTCGAGGGTACCCGTATAATGGCTCCAACTATGTGAACGTCACAATGCCATTGAGATATCCTCACACCAGGGTGGCCTATATTTTCTTTGGACCAGGTGTGGATGTACAGAGCTTCAGCCTGCGCGGTGATGACCAGAGAGTGGATATCTACCTGGCCACCAAGGATCACACCTACACTATCTACCTGCTGACCGGAGAGGTCACCAGCAAGCCTCTGTTTGCCATGGTGCTGCTGGACCACAAGAAGATCGTATTTGAGAAGTCAGCGGCAGTGGAGGACAGCTCACCTGAAGAAGTAGAGGAATACGTCAACGTGATGGAGGACAACCTCCAGCATGTCAAGCCCGTCTTCCAGCAGATGGAGAGACACATCCTGGGACGGGTTCTAAACACTGCCAGCTTCCGCAAGACTGCAGAGCGCCTCCTCCAGTTCACTGACAAGAAGAAGACGGAGGAGGTCATAGAGAAGATGTTTGCTATGTCGAAGAAACAGGGCAAGGGTAAAGGGGGGAAGAAAATGAACCTTGGGGAGAAGCTTTCAGAGAGTCTACCTGACATTTTTGCACAGATCGAGGCGAATGAGAAAAAGGTGAGACAGAGGACTTCAAAGCGTACATATGAGGACAGtccagaggagggagagggagacacGCGAGCCTTTGTGGATTATACAGACGGCCGCAAAAACAAGAAGGGGGCCTTTGTCAAGGGCCGCAAATTCAAGGAGGTTCACATGGTGGCCACAGCAGGGAGCGAGGGTCTCTCCAGCACCGCCTCCTACATAAGACTCTTCCTCCTTCTGAACACCGCCACCTTCTTTTTGCTGCTGGCCGTGTTACTGACTCGCTTCCAGAGAGGTCGGAGTTTGCACACGCAGAGATGCTTCTACACCATCCTCCTGATCGACTGCTTCATCTTACTGTACCTGTACTCCtcctgctctcacacacagtgtTAA
- the dse gene encoding dermatan-sulfate epimerase isoform X1 gives MRTHTRGAPTVFFISLLWPLLAPAVAAEVDPSGGIPFMGGNYNGHPMLYFNRGDVEELQYAAAGTHMDMARRIREAGETMLEHPEMYLPPWSPAEFSARWNEVYGNNLGVLSMFCVLYPHRAGALDLAKDYMERMAAQPSWLVKDAPWDEVPLAHSLVGFATAYDFLYEYLNKGQQERFLQVIGNASRLMYEKSYVRGWGFQYLHNHQPTNCVALLTGSLVYMTQGYLQEAYLWTKQALSIMEKSMVLLRDVTDGSLYEGVAYGTYTTRSLFQYMFLVQRHFSISHFDHPWLLKHFAFLYRTILPGFQRTVAIADSNYNWFYGPESQLVFMDRYVLRNGSGNWLAELIHQNRVTEGPGQAGKGQRWCTLHTEFIWYDPGLISKPPSDFGTSQLHYFEDWGVVTYGSALPADTNRTFLSFKSGKLGGRAIFDIVHMNKYKEWIKGWRNFNAGHEHPDQNTFTFAPNGVPFITEALYGPKYTLLNNAVLFGSALSGSCFKPWTGQVTEACDSKWLKYKAGLAADAQGKVEAAMERQGMVFIRGEGHSAYNPELQIRSFQRNLLLLHPQLLLLVDHIHLEPDSPTRAMSAFFHNTELPFQSTKVDGVHGAFVSHGEDKYKMFWMDDTGYSNKGVVGYWNYPRGYPYNGSNYVNVTMPLRYPHTRVAYIFFGPGVDVQSFSLRGDDQRVDIYLATKDHTYTIYLLTGEVTSKPLFAMVLLDHKKIVFEKSAAVEDSSPEEVEEYVNVMEDNLQHVKPVFQQMERHILGRVLNTASFRKTAERLLQFTDKKKTEEVIEKMFAMSKKQGKGKGGKKMNLGEKLSESLPDIFAQIEANEKKVRQRTSKRTYEDSPEEGEGDTRAFVDYTDGRKNKKGAFVKGRKFKEVHMVATAGSEGLSSTASYIRLFLLLNTATFFLLLAVLLTRFQRGRSLHTQRCFYTILLIDCFILLYLYSSCSHTQC, from the exons ATGAGAACCCACACCCGCGGGGCCCCCACAGTCTTCTTCATAAGTCTGCTGTGGCCCCTGCTCGCCCCAGCGGTGGCAGCGGAAGTGGATCCCAGCGGAGGAATCCCCTTCATGGGAGGCAACTACAATGGTCATCCCATGCTGTACTTCAACCGGGGGGACGTGGAGGAGTTGCAATATGCAGCGGCAGGGACTCATATGGACATGGCAAGGAGGATCCGCGAGGCTGGGGAGACCATGCTGGAGCATCCTGAGATGTACCTGCCCCCCTGGAGCCCCGCAGAGTTCAGCGCCCGCTGGAACGAGGTGTATGGAAACAACCTAGGTGTGCTGTCCATGTTCTGCGTGCTGTACCCTCACAGGGCTGGGGCCCTCGACCTGGCCAAGGACTACATGGAGAGGATGGCGGCTCAGCCTAGTTG GTTGGTTAAAGATGCCCCCTGGGATGAAGTTCCTCTGGCGCACTCTCTGGTCGGGTTTGCCACCGCTTATGACTTCCTGTATGAGTACTTGAACAAGGGCCAACAGGAGCGTTTCCTACAGGTGATTGGCAACGCGTCACGGCTGATGTATGAGAAGTCATACGTCCGAGGCTGGGGATTCCAGTACCTACACAACCATCAGCCCACCAACTGTGTGGCTCTGCTCACAGGAAGCCTGGTTTACATGACCCAAG GTTACCTCCAGGAGGCCTACCTATGGACGAAGCAGGCCCTGTCTATCATGGAGAAGTCAATGGTCCTTCTGCGCGATGTGACGGATGGTTCCCTGTATGAAGGAGTAGCCTACGGGACTTACACCACCCGCTCTCTGTTCCAGTACATGTTCCTGGTGCAGCGCCACTTTAGCATCAGCCACTTCGACCACCCCTGGCTCCTCAAACACTTCGCCTTCCTGTACAGGACTATCCTGCCTG GATTTCAGCGGACTGTAGCCATTGCAGATTCCAACTACAACTGGTTCTACGGGCCGGAGAGCCAGCTGGTCTTCATGGACCGTTACGTGTTACGTAATGGCAGTGGAAACTGGCTGGCAGAACTGATTCATCAAAACAGGGTGACGGAGGGGCCGGGGCAGGCTGGAAAAGGACAGCGATGGTGTACTCTCCACACAGAGTTCATCTG GTATGACCCAGGACTGATTTCCAAGCCTCCATCGGATTTTGGAACATCCCAACTCCACTACTTTGAGGACTGGGGCGTTGTGACGTACGGCAGTGCTTTACCTGCTGACACCAACCGCACCTTTCTCTCCTTCAAGTCGGGGAAGCTGGGAGGACGCGCCATCTTTGATATCGTCCACATGAACAAGTACAAAGAGTGGATCAAAGGGTGGAGGAACTTTAACGCTGGTCACGAGCACCCTGATCAGAACACTTTCACTTTCGCGCCCAATGGTGTCCCATTCATCACAGAGGCACTGTATGGACCAAAGTACACTTTGCTGAACAACGCAGTGTTGTTTGGCTCTGCACTCTCAGGGAGTTGCTTTAAGCCGTGGACTGGACAGGTTACGGAAGCCTGTGATTCCAAGTGGTTAAAGTACAAAGCTGGATTGGCAGCGGATGCCCAGGGCAAAGTCGAAGCTGCTATGGAGAGACAGGGAATGGTCTTCATCCGTGGCGAGGGACACTCCGCTTATAATCCAGAGCTACAGATTAGGAGCTTCCAGAGAAACCTGCTCCTTCTTCACCCACAGCTCCTGCTCCTTGTGGACCACATCCACCTGGAGCCAGACAGCCCAACCAGGGCCATGAGCGCCTTCTTTCACAACACAGAGCTTCCATTCCAGAGTACAAAGGTAGATGGCGTTCATGGAGCATTTGTATCACATGGTGAGGATAAATATAAGATGTTCTGGATGGATGACACAGGCTACAGTAACAAAGGAGTGGTAGGTTACTGGAATTACCCTCGAGGGTACCCGTATAATGGCTCCAACTATGTGAACGTCACAATGCCATTGAGATATCCTCACACCAGGGTGGCCTATATTTTCTTTGGACCAGGTGTGGATGTACAGAGCTTCAGCCTGCGCGGTGATGACCAGAGAGTGGATATCTACCTGGCCACCAAGGATCACACCTACACTATCTACCTGCTGACCGGAGAGGTCACCAGCAAGCCTCTGTTTGCCATGGTGCTGCTGGACCACAAGAAGATCGTATTTGAGAAGTCAGCGGCAGTGGAGGACAGCTCACCTGAAGAAGTAGAGGAATACGTCAACGTGATGGAGGACAACCTCCAGCATGTCAAGCCCGTCTTCCAGCAGATGGAGAGACACATCCTGGGACGGGTTCTAAACACTGCCAGCTTCCGCAAGACTGCAGAGCGCCTCCTCCAGTTCACTGACAAGAAGAAGACGGAGGAGGTCATAGAGAAGATGTTTGCTATGTCGAAGAAACAGGGCAAGGGTAAAGGGGGGAAGAAAATGAACCTTGGGGAGAAGCTTTCAGAGAGTCTACCTGACATTTTTGCACAGATCGAGGCGAATGAGAAAAAGGTGAGACAGAGGACTTCAAAGCGTACATATGAGGACAGtccagaggagggagagggagacacGCGAGCCTTTGTGGATTATACAGACGGCCGCAAAAACAAGAAGGGGGCCTTTGTCAAGGGCCGCAAATTCAAGGAGGTTCACATGGTGGCCACAGCAGGGAGCGAGGGTCTCTCCAGCACCGCCTCCTACATAAGACTCTTCCTCCTTCTGAACACCGCCACCTTCTTTTTGCTGCTGGCCGTGTTACTGACTCGCTTCCAGAGAGGTCGGAGTTTGCACACGCAGAGATGCTTCTACACCATCCTCCTGATCGACTGCTTCATCTTACTGTACCTGTACTCCtcctgctctcacacacagtgtTAA
- the LOC125897601 gene encoding nucleolin-like, which translates to MAAIRPRTEEEHLREPDPNRAGGAFYIVERPAEDGLPEVVRILDDDEDLPIYISSGEEEVSEDEVSVEYDDEAEVDVGDLIPPLNFDDDEDLPIYSSSGEEEVSEDEVSVEDDGEVQVGEGELIPPLDSDDEDEEDAQEEELSMFDFRRFSRPVVIPPGGFWPGWRPFGDPLPEPPVQPVERPAGLPPVSPSSGDSAPPASALSSPTRRSREDSDTLQVRHEGDIEEEDDEDTQDYTHFFPRVQWIPPAVSSSSEASAPPASTPSSSTKRSREDSDTPEVSVKRQRTTGEDGD; encoded by the exons ATGGCTGCCATCAGACCACGGACCGAGGAGGAGCACCTGCGTGAGCCGGACCCCAACCGCGCAG GTGGTGCTTTCTACATCGTCGAGCGTCCAGCAGAGGATGGCCTTCCTGAAGTTGTCAGGATCCTTGACGATGATGAAGATCTCCCCATCTACATCTCCTCTGGTGAGGAAGAGGTAAGTGAGGACGAGGTAAGTGTCGAGTACGATGATGAGGCTGAGGTAGATGTAGGTGACCTCATTCCCCCGCTCAACTTTGACGACGATGAAGATCTCCCCATCTACAGCTCCTCTGGTGAGGAAGAGGTAAGTGAGGACGAGGTAAGTGTCGAGGACGATGGAGAGGTTCAGGTAGGTGAAGGTGAGCTCATTCCCCCTCTCGACTCTGACGACGAGGATGAAGAGGACGCACAAGAAGAAGAGCTGAGCATGTTTGACTTCAGACGTTTCTCCCGTCCCGTCGTGATCCCACCTGGAGGTTTTTGGCCCGGATGGCGTCCTTTCGGTGATCCTCTCCCAGAGCCTCCTGTGCAGCCAGTGGAGCGTCCCGCAGGTCTCCCCCCAGTCTCTCCCAGCTCTGGAGACTCTGCTCCCCCAGCCTCTGCCCTCAGCTCACCCACCCGGAGAAGCAGGGAGGACAGCGACACACTGCAGGTAAGGCACGAAGGGGACATAGAAGAAGAGGATGACGAGGACACTCAGGACTACACTCATTTCTTTCCTCGTGTCCAGTGGATCCCGCCTGCAGTCTCTTCCAGCTCTGAAGCCTCTGCTCCTCCAGCCTCCACCCCCAGCTCATCCACCAAGAGAAGCAGGGAGGACAGCGACACACCTGAGGTAAGTGTGAAGAGGCAGAGGACGACTGGTGAGGACGGCGACTAA